One genomic window of Vidua macroura isolate BioBank_ID:100142 chromosome 16, ASM2450914v1, whole genome shotgun sequence includes the following:
- the UBFD1 gene encoding ubiquitin domain-containing protein UBFD1, translating into MAAAAAAADGAEEPGMEAEAQELPLGCGGAGGSPAAGRSPEGEERREPPPAAVSNGGDEDSGRELVELKVIWNKNKYDVKFCLDSTGAELKQKIHSLTGLPPAMQKVMFKGLLPEEKTLREIKVTNGAKIMVVGSTINDVLAVNTPKEAAQQEVKAEENKKEPLCRQKQHRKVLDKGKPDDVMPSVRGVQERLPTVPLSGMYNKSGGKVRLTFKLEQDQLWIGTKERTEKLPMGSIKNVVSEPIEGHEDYHMMAFQLGPTEASYYWVYWVPTQYVDAIKDTVLGKWQYF; encoded by the exons AtggctgccgccgccgccgccgccgatG GTGCCGAGGAGCCGGGCATGGAGGCGGAGGCGCAGGAGCTGCCGCTGGGCTGCGGCGGAGCGGGCGGCTCGCCGGCGGCGGGCAGGTCTCCGGAGGGCGAGGAGCGCCGGGAGCCCCCGCCGGCGGCTGTCAGCAACGGCGGCGACGAGGACAGCGGCcgggagctggtggagctgaaGGTGATCTGGAACAAGAACAAGTACGACGTGAAGTTCTGCCTGGACAGCACGGGAGCCGAGCTGAAGCAGAAGATCCACTCGCTCACAG GCCTCCCGCCGGCCATGCAGAAAGTCATGTTCAAGGGACTCCTGCCAGAGGAGAAAACCCTGCGGGAAATCAAAGTAACGAACGGAGCGAAAATAATGGTTGTGGGCTCTACCATCAACGATGTGCTAGCAGTAAATACACCCAAAGAAGCTGCTCAACAGGAGGTCAAagctgaggaaaacaaaaaggagcCGCTTTGCAGACAAAAG CAACACAGAAAAGTGTTGGACAAAGGAAAGCCTGACGATGTGATGCCTTCTGTCAGAGGCGTGCAG GAGCGGCTGCCCACGGTGCCGCTGTCCGGCATGTACAACAAGTCAGGGGGGAAAGTCAGATTGACCTTCAAACTCGAGCAAGACCAGCTGTGGATTGGTACAAAAG agagaacagaaaagttACCCATGGGGTCCATTAAAAATGTGGTGAGTGAACCTATTGAAGGCCATGAGGATTATCACATGATG GCATTTCAGCTGGGCCCAACAGAAGCATCTTACTACTGGGTCTATTGGGTCCCAACTCAGTATGTCGATGCAATCAAAGACACGGTGCTGGGGAAGTGGCAGTATTTTTGA
- the EARS2 gene encoding probable glutamate--tRNA ligase, mitochondrial encodes MARALRALRCAAGPGPGSGSGSGPGPGPGPSPGRGPRVRFGPSPTGFLHLGGLRTALYNYIFAKKHQGTFILRVEDTDQSRVVPGAAEGIEDMLDWAGIPPDESPGRGGPAGPYVQSRRLELYGRAGAALLASGAAYRCFCSPQRLQLLRRDALRSQQTPRYDNRCRHLAPAEVAQKLAQGLDCVIRFRLEKGVQPFQDLVYGWSKHEVAEVEGDPVILKGDGFPTYHLANVVDDHYMGITHVLRGAEWLASTSKHLLLYKAFGWEPPQFGHLPLLLNKDGAKLSKRQGDIFLERFARDGFLPEALLDMVTNCGSGFTEKQMGRTLEELIYQFEVGRITTHSALLDLEALPEFNRIHLTRHIENQGLRQKLVRELQGLVELVYGDQQVDPDVLENEYVERVLLLRKGHISLLKNLVSSDYSYLWVRPSVSRQQLQTISAEVDEIGKLVLGLMTRPAAALTVEELNKDLRSLQKQTRETKYSSMMQLLRLALSGQQHGPSVAEMMVTLGAEEVCGRIHRALSS; translated from the exons ATGGCGCGAGCTCTGCGCGCGCTGCGCTGCGcggcgggaccgggaccgggatcaggatcaggatcgGGACCCGGCCCCGGACCCGGACCCAGTCCCGGGCGGGGGCCGCGCGTCCGGTTCGGGCCCAGCCCCACAG GTTTTCTGCATTTAGGTGGCCTTAGGACTGCTTTGTACAATTATATCTTTGCCAAAAAACACCAAGGgacatttattttaagagtGGAGGATACAGATCAGAGTCGGGTggtgcctggagctgcagaaggaataGAAGATATGTTGGACTGGGCAG GTATTCCCCCGGACGAGAGCcccgggcggggcggccccgccgggccctaCGTGCAGTCGCGGAGGCTGGAGCTGTacgggcgggcgggcgcggcgctgcTGGCCAGCGGGGCCGCCTACCGCTGCTTCTGCAGCCCGCAGCGCCTGCAGCTGCTGCGCCGGGACGCGCTGCGCAGCCAGCAGACCCCGCG GTATGACAACCGCTGTCGGCACCTGGCGCCCGCAGAAGTGGCGCAGAAGCTGGCACAGGGCCTCGACTGCGTCATCCGCTTCCGCCTGGAGAAGGGGGTGCAGCCCTTCCAGGACCTGGTCTACGGCTGGAGCAAGCACGAGGTGGCTGAGGTGGAAGGTGACCCCGTGATTCTCAAGGGGGACGGCTTCCCCACGTACCACCTGGCAAACGTGGTGGATGACCACTACATGGGCATCACCCACGTCCTGCGCGGCGCCGAGTGGCTGGCCTCAACTTCCAAGCACCTGCTTCTCTACAAGGCCTTTGGCTGGGAGCCCCCTCAGTTTGGCcacctccctctgctgctgaaCAAGGACGGTGCCAAGCTGTCCAAGAGGCAGGGGGACATCTTCCTGGAGCGCTTCGCTCGGGACGGCTTCCTGCCCGAGGCGCTGCTGGACATGGTCACCAACTGTGGCTCGGGCTTCACAG AGAAGCAGATGGGGAGGACTTTGGAGGAGCTGATCTACCAGTTTGAAGTAGGCAGAATTACAACCCATTCTGCTCTCCTGGACCTTGAAGCGCTCCCAGAATTCAACAG GATTCACCTGACCCGTCACATTGAGAACCAAGGGCTGCGCCAGAAGCTCGTtagggagctgcaggggctggtggaGCTCGTCTATGGGGATCAGCAAGTGGATCCAGATGTTCTGGAAAATGAATACGTGGAGCGAGTCCTTCTGCTGAGAAAA GGTCACATAAGCCTCCTGAAGAATCTGGTGTCGAGTGATTACTCTTACCTGTGGGTCAGGCCCTCAGTGTCCCGCCAGCAGCTACAAACAATTTCTGCAGAAGTAGATGAAATAGGAAAACTAGTCTTAGG GCTCATGACAAGACCAGCAGCTGCCTTGACTGTGGAGGAGTTGAACAAAGACCTGAGAAGTCTCCAGAAGCAAACCAGAGAGACCAAGTACAGCAGCATGATGCAGCTCCTGCGCCTGGCGCTCAGCGGGCAGCAG CACGGCCCGAGCGTGGCTGAGATGATGGTGActctgggagctgaggaggTGTGTGGCCGGATAcacagagccctgtccagctga